GCGCTTCGCGTTTTCTGGTTTGCGAGGATGCTTGCAAAGGAAGAGCTAAAGGCTGCGAAACCCCTTTGAGGACCCGGCCTGGCGCGGAGCGCTTACAAGTGAGCAGTAGAAAGAGTTGGGCTGGACCCTGGGCTAAGACGAGAAGCATCTGTGCGTGTGTGTAGCCGCCAATTTGAGCATCAGGAAAAACAAACTGCTATTTTGATATTATTGCTGCTATTTTGGAGTGACTGAATTATTTAATACATGTGGCGCCCCGGACGTGCACCTTAGTGGGCTTAGACAGTTCGGATGCTCTTGGACGCCAAGTGTCCGTTCAGTGGGTGCCGGTGCTGCGAGGGAGGGCGTGGGCTAGCGCGGGAATGGGCGCCCTCCCGGACTGCTGCAGGCCCCGGCTTTTCGTCTCTGCTTCGCTGGGCCCCGCCTCTTAACTGCGGTCCCAGCCGGAGCCCAAGCTGTTCCGCGGGGCGACACAGACACCTTGTTTGGTGCACGGCGCCCGCGAGGGCGCTTCGGAGCCTCCACATGCCGCTCGGGCGCCCCCTCCCCGGGACGGGAAGCTGAGTCGCAGGCCTGCTCCAGTCCAGCTCTACCCGCCCCGCCGCCTTCCTGGGCTTGCCATGGGTGTGGAGGCGGCGGAAGCCTGCCGCCCGGGTCTGGGAGCCTTGTTTCCAGAGGCAGTTGCCCGCGCATCTTTGGAGGTGGCGCACTGTTGTAGCGCTGCTGTCCTCACAGACGCCTTGTCGCCTCCGGTCTCTGGTTTCTAGCGCCATCCGAgcgggctgggggccggggtCCAGGGTTTCAAGCGTGTGGGTTGAGTGCAGGCTCCCTAGGGGGCGACAGAGGGAAGCCGCTGACAACCGTCCAGCCCCATACCCTTGATTGTGCGAGGCGAGCGGCGAGGCTGCTCCCCGGGATCCCCACGTTCTGTTTACACTTGGCGTCTGCGAAGCCGCGGAGGGTCGGAGGGGACACCCTTCCCAGGCCGTGGCTGCCTGAGGGCGCGGCCACGCAGTCATGCGTCTTCGCGCGGCGAGGGGTGGGGGCCTTGGGGGAGGTCTGTCTTGAGTGTGGGAGCCATCGGCTCTCTGCTCTCGCTCTCGGCTCAGAGCAGAAAAGTTGAGCTCAAGGAAGGGCTGAGATTTCCGGCATCCGGAGCAGGGCGCGCGCGTGCCTGGGTTCCGTCCCTGAAGCAGAAGCTGTGCGTGTTTGGGTGGAGTCGGCCTGGCCGGGAAGGTTGAGGATTCGTTTGTGCCGCCTTCCCCATCCAGGGCACAGAAGTTGCGCTCTAGCTTGAGCGCGTGTCCCTTGGAGGGGGGCAGCGTCCAGGTCCAGGGCGCTGGCTTGGGAATGAATGGCCTTTGCCGAGCGGTTCCGAAACCTCTGTGCCCTTGGGGCTCCCTAAACGGAGGTGCGCAAACCCTCGGGGCCCATCGGCTCCCTTTGCCTCCGCCATAGAGGCCCCGGGGCTGCGAGGGATTTCCGTCCCTCCGGGTGGCTTTGGCGAGCGCTGCTGAGGAAAGGAAGGGCAGCCAGGACCTGGGGCGGGGGGTTGGTGCCTTGTTGCCCAGCCCTGGACCCAACATGCCCGGCGGTAAAGTTGCAGGCGTGGACGAGACAAGTTGTTCAAGCTGCATCCCCGGCCGGGTCTTGGAGTCAAAGCCGGGGCTAGAAGGCCCAGTGTGGAGGAGAGCTCCTGCGTCACTGGTCTGGATGTCTGGGGTGCCCAGAGGCTCCGCAGCCTCCCTCGAAAGTACCTGGGACCCCAATCTTCCACTCCCAGGGCGCCAGCATGCCTACCGCACCGGGTCCGATACCTGCCCTGAGCAGGTGCCCCCTGCGCCCACTCCCGAGTACCAGGAGCGCTGCTTCTGCGGTCTTCTCTTTTACCCCCCGTCCCCCCCCCCCACGGTGTCTTGAAAGCTAGGTGTCAGGGGTCGTGTGTGCACTGTCTTTGTACGTATCCTAGTGCAGAGCCCGCAGACAAGCCCGAAAAGCCTCCAGTGGTTTCGTCTCCAGGTTTTGTTCTCACAACTGGTCGGAATATCACCTGGAATCTGTCTACTCTCTGGGGCGAGGAAGAACCTTTCGCTTGGAAGACgcctatttttattttggttattttattttaggccCATCTCGGTTTAAAGAAATGCTAAAGTTCAAACAAGCCCGGGCGGGAGTAGGGAAGCAGTGGGTGCATTCATTCTGTGAATTGGGAGCAGCGTCCACTCCACAGGCCCGGGGCAGTAAACTGATAGGTATTGATTATTGCAAAATCGGATTCGTAATCAAATCGAAAGATTCCTTCTCTGATTCCCTGAGAATGTTTAAATTCAGCTCCCGAGAATTAGCGACTTTCCCcttgaagcaaaaagaaaaaaaaggtcaattaCAATAATCGGGCCAATGGATTtcgtttctttaaaatgtttcagcATTGCGCTTTGCTTTCAAGGTTGGGGGGCAAATGCATATTGGGGGGAGAGGCAACGTTTATGTGGAAGGAAGTTTCGTTTTCTGCCTGTATCTGCGGACCCCGGGTGCTCACCTCTCCAGCGGGGGTCCCTCCacggcccctcctcctccccccacctcttcccTCGTCCCCGCCTGTGACGCTAGGGTTGCATTCAGCCCCGCACCTCTTTTCAAGGTTGAGTTGAGGCTTCTTGAGTGCCTGGCCCGTCGGAGGAAGCTGCCGAGCCGGCGCCGGGCAGGGCAGGGCCGGGCGAGGGTAGGCGGGTGCCCCCCACCCGCCTCCCGGCCGCAGCCCAGCCTTGGAGATGGAGCTTCGGGCGATGGCGGCGAAACGCCGTTGTCCGACACTTCGGGGCCGGTGGAGCGGCCCACCCGCTCGGTGGCGCTTGGGGCCGACTCCCCAGAAGGccttcccacccccgccccctcgGAGGACCCCGAGCGCACTGTGCCCACGCCGTGCGGGGGAGGGCGTCGTCCCTCGGAGGGACTGGGACTCCAGCTGCCTGATTCCAGTTTAAACCTTAAATCTCCTTGGAGCGGGTGTTTGGGACGTTTTAGGAGATAGGGGGACCTCAGCTGTTGAGACGTCttttggagggtgggggaaggcgCTGTCGGTGAAAGAGGGGGGGCTCTTGGGTTCGGATCCCGGTCCCCAGCTCTGCCGACCTCAGGTGTGTGCTTGGTGAGGGTGACTGATGGATGGCGTGATGGGGGACGCTGGCCTCTTAGGTTTGCGGCTGTCAGCGAGGTGCGGCCCATTCGACTCCTCTCCTAAGCCCCCCGAGGCGTGGGTCTCCGCGCGGCGCCGGGCCAGGATGCGGGGCGGAGCTAGGCTGGGACTGGCTGGGGGCCGCCCCGCCCGGCGCCGGGGCCTTCGCGCCGGCCCCCGGGGAGGAGTTATGATAATTTCTTCTCATTAAGGCGCCCGGATCCCCCGGCTATCGCCTGGACACACACTGCGGGCGCGGCTTCCCCGGTCCCCGGCCGCGGCCTCTACACCCGCGGCGGCACCATCTACAATCGCGGAGCCGCCGATGCGCGTCCAGTGACCGGGACGGCTAGGCCCGCGCGCGGCGGGGGCAGCGGCAGACGTCTGGCCACCGTGACCCCAATTTTGGATTTACcgctcggggggtggggggaacctgGATTTAACTGGCGACTGTTTTGGGGGACGCCGGACGCCATGTTGTGGAAAATAACCGATAATGTCAAGTATGAAGAGGACTGCGAGGTGAGCTGGGCACAAGGGCGCAGCCTGGCCCCGCCCGAGTACAGTCCCGGAGGCGCGGGCCACTGGACCGAGGTCGGGGGCGAGGGCGCAGGAGCAGCGAACAGGCACCCACCGCTCGCCCTTCGATGGGACAGGGTCCACTTTTCCGGACATTCCCTAGTGCGTTTCTCCGGGGTTCCCTTCCTGAATCGGGCCTTTACCTAAATATCCAGTCTCGGGAATGGGGCCTGGAAAGAGCGTAGCAGATCCCACCCACAAAGCTTACCGGCCGGTTTCTCGCGAAGCAAAACAGCCCTTTTCCCCGATTTCTCGGAAGAGCGCTGGGTCTGCAACTTTTAGAGGTGGCTTTTACGCACGAAACCTCCGTCCCAAGGAGTCAGACGAGGTGACCTGCCGGCGACACCTTTGCGGAGTCTCCTCCGAGGCGGGCTTGTCACCTGCCCCGCTACCTCCTTggggaaacaagaaaacaaccgAAGTTTGGCTTTCCAGAGAagggggggccgggggggggcgCTGAGGCCAGATGGGGCCGTAAGCGCTCGGGAGTGCTCCAGCCTGTCGGACAGGTTGAGCTAGAGTTtcggagagtgggagggagggaggcggcgAGCGGAAAGAGGAAGAAGACGCAGGCGGCGCGAGGCGTGAGCCCAGGCCCCGGGAGAGGGGAGCGGTGGCGGCGGGGACGCGGGAGAGCTGTGCGCCCGCGGGACCTAGAGGGGCTGCCCCTGTTTGCAGGCCCGGGCACTTCAGCTAGGGGGCGACGGTGTCATAGCTCTCCTGGTCCCCCGCCACCCCTGTGACCCCGGGAACACATGGCGACACGTCCTTTGAGAATTAAGTCGGACAGCCGTGGGGCGAGGGAACGTGCCCAGGCAAGGTTGCCCAATTTTCGGGGTCCTTCGTTCTCCGTGCCCGATTTGTGGGGAAACTGACGGTGGCTGGGCAGGACGGCGTTACTTGGTCGGGACACAGCTAGCAGGGAGCGCACCCCTGGCTGCGGCGGGCTCCTCCTTGAGTCCCTTGGGCGGCGCTGGGTGGCTGCCCCCGCTAGGGAGGGTCTCTCGCCCGGAGGTCTTTGTCCTGAGGGCGTGGAAGGGAGGGTCCCTGGGGCGGGGAAACGGCGCACTTCCTGCGCGGCGCGCATTCTTCGCGCCCACCGCTTCCCCACTTTGGGCCGACGACGCCAGCATGTGCGGGCTCGTGAGCGACCGCGCTCTGcgctgcctgcaggctttctcccCGGACCCCTGCCCCAGCTTCTTCCGGCCCAAGGCCTGGCATTCGGATTTGGAGCCGCAGAATACCTCGGGCGTCAGACCTTCGCCGCGGGGCCCGGAGTGCACGTTCCTCCAGGTCTTTCTCCAGTTTCCCCTTCCTCTGCGGACTAGCGGTTGACAACGAAACCCCGGGGGCACGTTGCTCCCCGGGGCCTTTTGGCCCGAGGGCAGGCCCCGCGGGGGTCGGTCCGGGCTGGTGCGGAGGGTCCCCGGGGGTCACAAGGCTCGGCGCGGTGGCCGCGGGCCGTGCGCAGTAGCGGGGTTTCGTACTAACCGGGTCTCCGTTTCTGTGCCCCAGGATCGCCACGACGCGAGCAGCAATGGGAACCCGCGCCTGCCTCACCTCTCCTCCGCCGGGCAGCATCTCTACAGCCCCGCGCCGCCCCTCTCCCATGCTGGAGTCGCCGAATACCAACCACCACCCTACTTTCCGCCTCCCTACCAGCAGCTGGCTTACTCGCAGGCAGCCGACCCCTACTCGCATCTGGGAGAAGCGTACGCCGCCGCCATCAACCCCCTGCACCAGCCGGCGCCCACCGGCagccagcagcaggcctggccgGGCCGCCAGAGCCAGGAGGGGGCTGGGCTGCCCTCGCACCACGCGCGCCCGGCCAGCTTGTTGCCCCACCTCTCCGGGCTGGACGGCGGTGCCGTGAGTGCCCGCAGGGACGCCTACCGCCGCTCGGACCTGCTGCTGCCCCACTCGCACGCTCTGGACGCCGCGGGCCTGGCCGAGAACCTGGGGCTCCACGACATGGCGCACCAGATGGAGGAGGTGCAGGTGAGCGCCTCGGCCCTGCCCGGACCCGTTCGCCCCACTGCCTCTCTCCTACCCCGTCCAGGCTCCCCCGAACTTAAAGGAAACTTTGTCATTTCTCCCCCAGAATGTCGACGACCAGCACCTACTTCTGCATGATCAGACGGTTATTCGCAAAGGTACGGAGTGAGCACgagttcttttcttcctctggcaTCACACACCCTGTACTGGTTCTTAGCGGTAACTGGGAAGTTATTAACTTATTGGTGAGGTAGGGCTTTTGGTATCCGATTTGGGACATTTGTGGTGGAAGGGAGTGACAGGGACTCGAGGCAGATAGGTTTTAGGAGTGAGAAGACGGGGCATTTCTTTAAGATCTAAATGGAAAAGGATGCTCTCAGGAGCTGCCCCTCAATCTCCGGATTTGTTACTCCATAGTTTTCCCTTGGTGGGTGTTACTTATTGAATTCGAGAGTGTTTTTACAGAAAGAATCCCAGAGTGAGTTAAGGCTGTGACTTAATTTGGAAAACAAGTCACCACATACCCTTAGTGGAGTGATTGGTTCTGTGACAATTTTAATTGTTGAACGGGTTGATgtgattttatttctgatttcaaatATGCACAGGGGTAAGGAGCCTTAATTCTGACCTGCAAAAAGAAGGTGGGACACAGTTTGGTGTACAAAACAGACAGCCCTGAAAGCATCAGGCTGGGTGATCTGTCGGGTTCATGCAGGGATGAGGGGGGCGGGGGTTTGGAAAATTGGATTACTTGGGCGACTGAGTGGCTCGTGAAATTAAGTTACCTACTGCCAGGATTCCCAGTTTAGCTCTGTTGGGAAATGGGGTCATCCTAAATGAAATGTAGCTATGGTCTGTTACTTGAGGTTAAACTGTTTGAAATCAACTGAGGAAAAAtgagtttggggggaaaaaagaaaaaagaaagaaaacctcagaaaataaactgaatttcCCAGTAAACTTAGAACAggtgtgtttgtattttaaaatttactgtgaTCAGTTGCACTGAAAGATTTTGCCAGATGATTATGTCCTGTGATTTTGGATATTCGTTgagtgagggggaaaaaagaaatcttcatttatttagttatgaAGTAGTCTTTTGAAAACAAACGTTCTAACGAAACAGATTTTAACAGTGGTCAGAAAATGCAAACCCTCCACACGTGGGATCTTGACTAATTAACTTCCCAAGGTGTTAAATTGTGAAATTCAGATTCGATTATCTTTGAAGaatatggctttaaaaaaatctgcttgCAATTTATAGTCCAACATGCAGTTAGTTGTTCAAAGAGCTCTTTCAGCTTTGGTTAGTGGTTTGCTTGGGAACGCCACTTCTGATCTTCACTCACAGGTCCTATTTCAATGACGAAGAACCCCTTGAGTCTCCCTTGTCAGAAGGAGCTGGTGGAGGCTGTGATGAATCCCAGCGAGGTCTTCTGCTCGGTCCCTGGAAGATTGTCCCTCCTCAGCTCTACATCTAAATACAAAGTGACAGTTGCCGAAGTCCAGAGGCGACTGTCCCCGCCTGAGTGCTTAAATGCTTCATTACTGGGAGGTGTCCTCAGAAGGTACGTGGGGACACGTTCTGGGCATGGCGGTTGAATGGTTGGGGATGAATAACAGAAAAGGACCAGGGAGATAGTTTTAACATTTATGGAACTTTGGTACCTAACGCTGAATTCTCATTGGCTCAGGGAGTTTTAGTACACATCTTCTCTTTTAGAACGTGCCAGATGTAGAAGGAAGTGTTAAAACAGCGCTAACAAATTCTCATTTGGTTAGAATTTGATTCCCTTGTATGAGTGGTAGCATCTGTATTCAGAGTAGAGGAGCTCCATGGGTCTGGTTCCCCCAGGGAGTTGTTTTTTTGGGGGCTGCTGCAGTTTCTACAAGTGAAAATTTGTCTGCTCTGTACAACTTGCAATgttctgtgattaaaaaaaaataataatgttggcGATGCTGAGAAAGATTTTTGAATTTTACAGGGATTAAGTAATAAATTAAGGATTCCCTGTATCACTTGATTATGAGCCACGTAATGTAGGTTGTTTCTGACAGATTTCTGTTTTGTGAGCAGCATGTTAGgcatttagaattttaaagtggtttcttgagaaaagaattttttattttattattattttgctcagAGCTAAATCTAAAAATGGTGGCCGATCCTTGCGGGAGAAGTTGGACAAGATTGGGTTGAATCTTCCAGCGGGGAGACGGAAAGCTGCCCACGTCACCCTCCTGACATCTTTAGTAGAAGGTCAGTggagttgtgtttttgttttgcggtgtTTTTAGTTagtgctgtgttgagtctttaatatttctctaaagaaaaggTTAGGGACttcctggcgatccagtggttgagacttcgccttccaatgcagggggcgtgggttcgacccctgatcggggagctaagatcccacatgccgtagggTGCggcacccgcccccccccccgcaaaaaaaaggtataagaaaagg
This portion of the Pseudorca crassidens isolate mPseCra1 chromosome 15, mPseCra1.hap1, whole genome shotgun sequence genome encodes:
- the TFAP2C gene encoding transcription factor AP-2 gamma isoform X1, with the protein product MVLKLETLPRPLRSASAPQMRASPKLGSYRLPQLRASRFLVCEDACKGRAKGCETPLRTRPGAERLQDRHDASSNGNPRLPHLSSAGQHLYSPAPPLSHAGVAEYQPPPYFPPPYQQLAYSQAADPYSHLGEAYAAAINPLHQPAPTGSQQQAWPGRQSQEGAGLPSHHARPASLLPHLSGLDGGAVSARRDAYRRSDLLLPHSHALDAAGLAENLGLHDMAHQMEEVQNVDDQHLLLHDQTVIRKGPISMTKNPLSLPCQKELVEAVMNPSEVFCSVPGRLSLLSSTSKYKVTVAEVQRRLSPPECLNASLLGGVLRRAKSKNGGRSLREKLDKIGLNLPAGRRKAAHVTLLTSLVEGEAVHLARDFAYVCEAEFPSKSVAEYLTRPHLGGRNEMATRKNMLLAAQQVCKEFTDLLNQDRTPNGNNRPTPVLETSIQNCLSHFSLITHGFGSQAICAAVSAMQNYIKEALMVIDKSYMNPGDQSPADSSKTLEKMEKHRK
- the TFAP2C gene encoding transcription factor AP-2 gamma isoform X3: MLWKITDNVKYEEDCEDRHDASSNGNPRLPHLSSAGQHLYSPAPPLSHAGVAEYQPPPYFPPPYQQLAYSQAADPYSHLGEAYAAAINPLHQPAPTGSQQQAWPGRQSQEGAGLPSHHARPASLLPHLSGLDGGAVSARRDAYRRSDLLLPHSHALDAAGLAENLGLHDMAHQMEEVQNVDDQHLLLHDQTVIRKGPISMTKNPLSLPCQKELVEAVMNPSEVFCSVPGRLSLLSSTSKYKVTVAEVQRRLSPPECLNASLLGGVLRRAKSKNGGRSLREKLDKIGLNLPAGRRKAAHVTLLTSLVEGEAVHLARDFAYVCEAEFPSKSVAEYLTRPHLGGRNEMATRKNMLLAAQDPSGFTKLVEAKPADDFMFFFLRKKQNKTLKVNSSNRRRLFEKTCSFKVRKLYFAYLFHILVFRENLKRGGHEAFFFAVSHPKSQRRILYFEKLR
- the TFAP2C gene encoding transcription factor AP-2 gamma isoform X4, coding for MLWKITDNVKYEEDCEDRHDASSNGNPRLPHLSSAGQHLYSPAPPLSHAGVAEYQPPPYFPPPYQQLAYSQAADPYSHLGEAYAAAINPLHQPAPTGSQQQAWPGRQSQEGAGLPSHHARPASLLPHLSGLDGGAVSARRDAYRRSDLLLPHSHALDAAGLAENLGLHDMAHQMEEVQNVDDQHLLLHDQTVIRKGPISMTKNPLSLPCQKELVEAVMNPSEVFCSVPGRLSLLSSTSKYKVTVAEVQRRLSPPECLNASLLGGVLRRAKSKNGGRSLREKLDKIGLNLPAGRRKAAHVTLLTSLVEGEAVHLARDFAYVCEAEFPSKSVAEYLTRPHLGGRNEMATRKNMLLAAQQVCKEFTDLLNQDRTPNGNNRPTPVLETSIQNCLSHFSLITHGFGSQAICAAVSAMQNYIKEALMVIDKSYMNPGDQSPADSSKTLEKMEKHRK
- the TFAP2C gene encoding transcription factor AP-2 gamma isoform X2, with the protein product MATRPLRIKSDSRGARERAQDRHDASSNGNPRLPHLSSAGQHLYSPAPPLSHAGVAEYQPPPYFPPPYQQLAYSQAADPYSHLGEAYAAAINPLHQPAPTGSQQQAWPGRQSQEGAGLPSHHARPASLLPHLSGLDGGAVSARRDAYRRSDLLLPHSHALDAAGLAENLGLHDMAHQMEEVQNVDDQHLLLHDQTVIRKGPISMTKNPLSLPCQKELVEAVMNPSEVFCSVPGRLSLLSSTSKYKVTVAEVQRRLSPPECLNASLLGGVLRRAKSKNGGRSLREKLDKIGLNLPAGRRKAAHVTLLTSLVEGEAVHLARDFAYVCEAEFPSKSVAEYLTRPHLGGRNEMATRKNMLLAAQDPSGFTKLVEAKPADDFMFFFLRKKQNKTLKVNSSNRRRLFEKTCSFKVRKLYFAYLFHILVFRENLKRGGHEAFFFAVSHPKSQRRILYFEKLR